The following are from one region of the Candidatus Obscuribacterales bacterium genome:
- a CDS encoding amino acid permease translates to MVKRLFATKNTQTLIDEAYHPERMMKKTLSVFDLIAFGVGATIGSGIFALTGTAAAGSVGQTHDWLSTPIMNFILGSDMGRAAAGPAIVISFILAAIACGFAALCYAELASTIPVSGSAYTFAYAALGQVVAWVIGWDLILEYAVGNIAVAVSWSDYFLHFFNAFTGLKLPLWLTTDTTTAMTRIAQMANQPHQQSLYSSLDLPNLFGHQIAINVPAFAIVAFITWLLVVGIKESAWVNTLAVIIKVGIVLFFVGYGAGFVKPVNWVPFAPGGLAGVMGGAAIVFFSFIGFDAVSSTAEETKNPQRDMPIGMLGSLFICTILYAAVSLVLTGIMPYQRYANDAAPVATALAQSGQPWAEMVVALGALAGMTSVLLVFQLGQPRIFMAMARDRLLPKMFGKLHPRFRTPFVPTILTGVFVGVTALFMDIGQAAELTNIGTLAAFIIVCGGVLVLRKTDSARHRPFSCPFVPVVPILGILFCFVLMLSLPVITWLRFFGWLAAGMAIYFAYGYRQHHLPEAALEKLPTEKV, encoded by the coding sequence ATGGTCAAGCGCTTATTTGCCACCAAAAATACTCAAACGCTCATTGACGAGGCCTATCATCCCGAGCGGATGATGAAAAAGACTTTGTCGGTTTTTGATCTGATCGCTTTTGGTGTCGGTGCCACAATAGGCTCCGGAATTTTTGCTCTTACTGGTACTGCTGCTGCAGGAAGCGTGGGGCAAACTCATGATTGGCTATCCACACCAATCATGAACTTTATTCTCGGTTCGGATATGGGCCGTGCTGCTGCCGGACCTGCCATTGTAATTTCATTTATCCTGGCGGCAATTGCCTGCGGTTTTGCTGCTTTGTGTTATGCCGAACTGGCATCCACTATCCCTGTCTCAGGATCAGCTTATACATTTGCTTATGCTGCACTTGGACAAGTGGTGGCATGGGTTATCGGTTGGGATTTGATACTGGAATATGCGGTTGGCAATATTGCTGTCGCTGTTTCTTGGTCGGACTATTTCTTGCATTTTTTCAACGCTTTTACAGGACTTAAATTGCCGTTATGGCTGACAACTGATACGACAACTGCAATGACGCGGATTGCGCAGATGGCAAATCAGCCGCATCAACAAAGTCTTTACTCCAGTCTTGATTTGCCGAATTTATTCGGGCATCAAATTGCCATTAACGTGCCGGCATTTGCCATCGTGGCATTTATCACATGGCTTCTAGTAGTGGGAATAAAAGAAAGCGCCTGGGTAAATACACTTGCTGTAATCATAAAAGTCGGCATAGTGCTATTTTTCGTAGGCTATGGCGCAGGATTTGTAAAACCTGTTAACTGGGTGCCATTTGCTCCAGGTGGCTTAGCCGGCGTTATGGGTGGAGCGGCCATTGTATTTTTTAGCTTCATCGGATTTGATGCTGTAAGTTCCACCGCTGAAGAAACCAAAAATCCACAGCGCGATATGCCCATTGGCATGCTTGGCAGTTTGTTCATATGCACCATTTTGTATGCTGCCGTTTCGCTTGTTTTAACCGGCATCATGCCTTACCAAAGATATGCTAACGACGCAGCTCCCGTGGCGACAGCTCTTGCACAGAGTGGACAACCCTGGGCGGAAATGGTTGTTGCCCTGGGTGCGCTTGCCGGTATGACATCGGTGCTTCTTGTTTTTCAACTTGGTCAGCCAAGAATTTTTATGGCAATGGCTCGCGATAGGCTTTTACCTAAAATGTTCGGCAAATTGCACCCGCGTTTTCGCACGCCATTTGTGCCGACTATTTTGACGGGCGTTTTTGTAGGTGTTACAGCTTTATTTATGGACATTGGACAAGCTGCCGAATTGACCAATATAGGCACGCTGGCTGCGTTCATTATTGTCTGTGGCGGAGTGCTTGTATTGCGTAAAACAGACAGCGCACGCCATCGTCCCTTCTCTTGTCCTTTTGTTCCCGTTGTTCCAATTCTGGGAATACTATTTTGTTTTGTCTTAATGCTTAGCTTGCCGGTTATTACATGGTTGCGATTTTTTGGCTGGTTGGCTGCCGGCATGGCAATTTATTTTGCCTATGGTTATCGCCAACACCATCTTCCGGAAGCAGCACTTGAGAAACTGCCGACGGAAAAGGTCTGA
- a CDS encoding TIGR03960 family B12-binding radical SAM protein gives MSNLSTEQFSRILTDELLCQVERPGQYLGNEWGAAHKDFDVASVRMALAFPDLYELGMSNFGQRILYNIVNREEDFLCDRTYCPNTDLQYLLRDKKLPLWGFESRKELGAFELIGFSLAYELTYTNVLSMLDMAQMPVVASERKGIFPLVFGGGPATVNPEPMAEFLDFFVIGDGEAAIPAIMERIKIFKENLLKNELTKHDLLVDLATNVPGVYVPSLYEYTDGPVAKPIKDFNIPERVHRQIYPLNDSNQPTEGPISYLNLVHDRQVLEVRRGCDRGCRFCQPGYTFLPVRERSADDLLRLSKESLQKSGHQEYSMLSLCVSDYTALHEAVSTLNREHSQKRASLSFPSQRADRMNLDVAEELKVVRKSGITLAPEAGTERLRAVINKGLSHDQIISAIESAYSSGWSSVKLYFMLGLPTETDEDLFGILDILKEASERCRVIRNTDRVKYRRGIEFTCTMSNFVPKPFTPFQWFAQITRQETTRRHTVMRQKMKEMGLRNVTLNFTLPETSLLEAVISRGDRKVGKLIYQAWRNGAHFDAWDDRFKPQLWHDTACELGVSLEDLACLDREVGSKQPWDVIHIGLSDWWLVKEWEKALAVKETAPCTENTCHACGVCTELDTTHLLAAPRPEQLKKNPFVKELAVYKHEDDSHPSLFFMKPEEPKDNATKTKIRFELKKQGDLKFVGHLDLQHALVRAIRRAQIEIAHTEGFNPSPKLALASALPLLQESLAEVAEIELSELIAADEFMQRVNSMLPSELQIVRARMVALRSPSLATGLNGASYRVVANGQLTQEEVLRAKTLIDELMQKPKLEVQKTTKSGVEQMTDIKPGIFALKVVQESPLTLELDLATGSKMHVKPTDVLNLIDASLNRPKVIWSITRTGMFASGGVSLFDLDDGLAVSQDSGKTLAMADQS, from the coding sequence TTGAGTAATCTTTCTACCGAGCAATTTAGCCGCATTTTGACGGATGAATTGCTATGTCAGGTAGAGCGTCCAGGACAGTATCTCGGAAATGAATGGGGTGCTGCGCATAAGGATTTTGATGTAGCTTCTGTGCGTATGGCTTTAGCCTTTCCGGATCTCTACGAGTTGGGGATGTCTAATTTTGGGCAACGGATCCTCTACAACATCGTTAATCGTGAAGAGGACTTCCTCTGCGATAGGACCTATTGTCCCAATACTGATTTGCAATATCTATTGCGTGATAAAAAATTGCCTTTGTGGGGTTTTGAATCACGTAAGGAATTAGGCGCATTTGAACTAATTGGTTTTTCACTGGCTTACGAATTGACCTATACAAATGTGTTGAGCATGCTTGATATGGCGCAAATGCCGGTTGTCGCAAGCGAAAGAAAAGGAATTTTCCCGCTTGTATTTGGCGGCGGACCAGCCACAGTTAACCCAGAACCCATGGCGGAGTTTTTGGACTTCTTCGTAATTGGTGACGGAGAGGCGGCAATTCCCGCCATCATGGAACGCATCAAGATTTTCAAAGAAAATCTTCTGAAAAATGAACTGACCAAGCATGATCTGCTGGTCGATTTGGCTACCAATGTGCCTGGAGTTTATGTTCCAAGTCTTTATGAATATACAGATGGTCCTGTGGCAAAACCGATAAAGGACTTTAATATTCCTGAGCGTGTTCATCGGCAGATCTATCCTTTGAATGATAGTAATCAACCAACAGAAGGTCCTATCTCCTATCTGAATTTAGTTCATGACAGGCAGGTGCTGGAAGTAAGACGTGGCTGTGATAGAGGATGTCGCTTCTGCCAACCAGGTTATACATTTTTGCCGGTACGTGAAAGAAGTGCTGACGACTTGCTGCGTTTGTCTAAAGAGTCCTTGCAAAAATCCGGACACCAAGAATATTCCATGTTGTCGCTTTGCGTAAGTGACTACACGGCTTTACATGAAGCTGTTTCCACCTTGAATCGCGAGCATAGTCAAAAACGCGCATCACTTTCTTTCCCCAGCCAACGCGCCGATAGGATGAATCTTGATGTTGCCGAAGAATTGAAAGTAGTCCGCAAGAGCGGAATTACCTTGGCTCCGGAAGCAGGCACTGAACGCTTGCGTGCTGTCATAAACAAAGGACTTAGCCACGATCAAATTATCTCCGCAATCGAGTCTGCTTATAGTTCCGGGTGGTCATCGGTAAAACTTTATTTCATGCTTGGCTTGCCCACTGAAACAGACGAAGATCTCTTTGGCATTTTGGACATTTTGAAAGAGGCAAGTGAGCGTTGTCGAGTTATTCGCAACACCGATAGAGTTAAATACCGCCGTGGCATCGAATTTACCTGCACAATGTCCAACTTCGTGCCAAAGCCATTTACGCCTTTCCAGTGGTTTGCTCAAATAACCAGGCAAGAAACAACAAGACGACATACTGTCATGCGTCAGAAAATGAAAGAAATGGGTTTGCGCAATGTTACCCTTAACTTCACTTTGCCTGAGACAAGCCTTTTGGAGGCAGTCATTTCCCGCGGTGACAGAAAAGTCGGCAAGTTGATTTATCAGGCATGGCGCAATGGTGCCCACTTTGATGCCTGGGACGATCGTTTCAAGCCTCAGTTATGGCACGATACGGCTTGCGAACTTGGTGTTAGTCTTGAAGATCTGGCTTGCCTTGATAGAGAAGTCGGTTCGAAACAACCATGGGACGTTATCCATATAGGACTGTCTGACTGGTGGCTTGTTAAAGAGTGGGAAAAAGCATTAGCTGTTAAAGAAACGGCTCCCTGTACTGAAAACACTTGCCACGCTTGTGGAGTCTGCACGGAACTTGATACAACACACTTATTGGCTGCGCCTCGACCGGAGCAGCTCAAGAAGAACCCCTTCGTGAAAGAGTTGGCTGTCTATAAACATGAAGACGACAGTCACCCATCGCTCTTTTTCATGAAGCCGGAAGAGCCAAAAGATAATGCGACGAAAACTAAGATTCGCTTTGAATTGAAAAAACAAGGCGATCTGAAATTTGTCGGACACCTTGATTTGCAGCATGCGCTGGTGAGAGCAATTCGCCGCGCGCAAATTGAGATTGCCCATACGGAAGGCTTTAACCCAAGCCCGAAATTGGCGCTTGCCAGTGCCCTTCCGTTATTGCAGGAAAGTTTAGCTGAGGTGGCGGAGATAGAATTGTCTGAGTTAATTGCAGCTGATGAATTTATGCAACGTGTAAATTCAATGCTGCCTTCTGAACTTCAAATAGTCAGAGCAAGAATGGTGGCATTGCGTTCACCATCTTTGGCGACCGGTTTAAATGGCGCTTCTTATAGAGTTGTCGCTAACGGTCAATTAACTCAGGAAGAAGTTTTGCGTGCAAAGACGCTTATTGATGAACTCATGCAAAAGCCGAAACTGGAAGTCCAAAAGACAACCAAATCCGGCGTTGAGCAAATGACGGACATCAAACCAGGCATTTTTGCCCTAAAGGTTGTTCAGGAGTCACCACTGACTCTAGAACTAGATTTGGCAACCGGCTCGAAAATGCATGTCAAACCAACCGATGTGTTGAATTTGATAGATGCTTCTTTGAACCGGCCAAAAGTGATCTGGAGCATCACCCGTACAGGGATGTTTGCTTCGGGCGGGGTTTCACTATTCGACCTCGACGATGGCCTTGCGGTTTCACAAGATTCCGGCAAGACCTTAGCGATGGCCGATCAATCGTAA
- a CDS encoding TIGR00282 family metallophosphoesterase: MTILFLGDVIGKPGRRVVVEYLNQLVNKPDLIICNVENAAHGFGVVERHIEELTQAGVNVFTGGNHTFDQREIFSFIDKHNNVLRPANYPEGTPGKGFCIVEAKGIKVGILNIQGRIFMEPLDSPFMVADRLIAEMSKEAKIIFVDMHAEATAEKAAMGWHLDGKISVLVGTHTHVQTADERVLPGGTAYLTDAGCCGPTDGVIGMDKQSVFRRMINQLPARFEVAAGPAMVNGMQCVIDINSGKAVSIGRVQYKQSNGKLD; encoded by the coding sequence CTGACTATTTTGTTTCTGGGGGATGTAATCGGCAAGCCAGGAAGGCGCGTCGTTGTTGAATATCTCAATCAGCTTGTAAACAAACCGGATCTTATTATCTGCAATGTGGAAAATGCCGCTCATGGTTTTGGCGTGGTAGAAAGGCATATTGAAGAACTTACGCAAGCCGGTGTGAATGTGTTCACAGGCGGTAATCATACTTTCGATCAACGAGAAATTTTTAGCTTCATCGACAAACACAACAATGTATTACGCCCAGCTAATTACCCTGAAGGAACTCCGGGAAAGGGGTTTTGTATCGTTGAAGCAAAAGGGATAAAAGTTGGTATTTTGAATATTCAAGGGCGGATATTCATGGAGCCTTTGGACTCTCCCTTTATGGTGGCAGATCGGCTTATTGCTGAAATGAGCAAAGAAGCAAAAATAATTTTTGTCGACATGCATGCCGAAGCCACTGCTGAAAAGGCGGCGATGGGTTGGCACCTTGATGGGAAAATTTCTGTTCTTGTCGGCACTCACACGCACGTGCAAACAGCAGATGAAAGAGTATTACCCGGTGGCACTGCTTATTTAACTGATGCAGGATGCTGTGGACCAACAGACGGTGTTATTGGCATGGACAAGCAGTCGGTATTTCGCCGCATGATCAATCAATTGCCGGCGCGCTTTGAAGTAGCTGCCGGTCCTGCCATGGTCAACGGAATGCAATGCGTGATTGATATAAATTCCGGCAAGGCAGTCTCGATCGGTCGAGTTCAATACAAGCAATCCAACGGCAAGTTAGATTAG